In uncultured Desulfovibrio sp., the sequence GGCGCTGCTGCCCGCCATCCGCAACGCCGGCGCCATCTTCATGGGGCATTACTGCCCCGAACCCGTGGGCGACTATTATGCCGGCCCCAACCACGTCCTGCCCACGTTGGGCACGGCGCGCTTTTCTTCCGCCCTTTCGGTGCAGACATTCTGCAAGAAAACCAGTATTGTGGCCACATCGGCCACCTTCCTGCAACAGAGCATCGATGCCATTGCCGCCCTGGCCCGACTGGAGGGCCTGGAGGCACATGCCCGCTCTGTGGAAATCCGCCGTCAGGGCTAGCCCGCTTCAGAGGATTCACACTCATGCGTATCGTTACCCAGACCAATATCACCTGCTGCCCGCTGCATTCCCGCGGCAAGGTCCGCGACATCTACGACCTGGACGAGAACACCCTGCTCATCGTCACCACTGACCGCATGTCGGCCTTTGATGTCATCATGGGCGAACCCATTCCCTACAAGGGGGTCATCCTCAATCAAATCACCCTGTTCTGGATGGACATGTTCCGCGACATCATCCCCAACCATCTGGTGGAAAGCGATGTGAACCGCTTCCCCCAGCAGCTGGCGCCCTGGGCCGATGAGCTGGAAGGCCGCGCCGTCATGGTGCGCAAGGCGGCCGCCCTGCCGGTGGAGTGCATTGTCCGCGGCTATCTCAGCGGTTCCGGCTGGAAGGACTACAAGGCCACAGGCCGCCTCTGCGGCTATGACCTGCCGGCCGGCCTGCGCGAATCGGACAAGCTGGAACCGGCCATCTTCACCCCGTCCACCAAGGCAGCCCTGGGCCAGCATGACGAAAACATCAGCCGGGATGCTGCCGCCAAACTGCTGGGAGCTGACATGGCCCGCCAGCTGGAGGACGTGGCCCTGCGCCTCTACAATGCCGGCAGCCGCCATGCCGCCGGGCGGGGTATCATTGTGGCGGACACCAAGTTTGAATTCGGTCTCATTGACGGCCGCCTGCACCTCATCGACGAGGTGCTGACGCCCGACTCCTCCCGTTTCTGGCCCGCTGACCGCTACGTTCCGGGGCAGAGCCAGCCCAGTTACGACAAGCAGTTCCTGCGTGACTGGCTGGCCCGGCAGTCGTGGAACATGCAGCCCCCGGCTCCGGCCCTGCCGCAGGAAATCATCGATGCCACGGCGGCCCGCTATCGGGAAGCCTACGAAACCCTGACCGGCAAGACCCTTGCCATCTAATTTCATGGGCCGGAATATCTCCGTGCACCGCTCTTCCGGCCACATTCCCGCCGGGCAGCCCCGCGCCGCCCTGATGTAAGGAGAGTTACACATGCTCTTGCAAGGTAAAAAGGCACTTATTCTTGGTCTGGCCAATAACAAAAGCATTGCCTACGGCATTTCCTCCTGTTTCAAGG encodes:
- a CDS encoding phosphoribosylaminoimidazolesuccinocarboxamide synthase; its protein translation is MRIVTQTNITCCPLHSRGKVRDIYDLDENTLLIVTTDRMSAFDVIMGEPIPYKGVILNQITLFWMDMFRDIIPNHLVESDVNRFPQQLAPWADELEGRAVMVRKAAALPVECIVRGYLSGSGWKDYKATGRLCGYDLPAGLRESDKLEPAIFTPSTKAALGQHDENISRDAAAKLLGADMARQLEDVALRLYNAGSRHAAGRGIIVADTKFEFGLIDGRLHLIDEVLTPDSSRFWPADRYVPGQSQPSYDKQFLRDWLARQSWNMQPPAPALPQEIIDATAARYREAYETLTGKTLAI